Within the Desulfobotulus pelophilus genome, the region CACTATTGAGTGGATGGATTTCAACCCCATCAAAAAAGAACATGCAGGCCGCTTTATCCCAGACAAGGAAACTGACATATCTGAAATAATTCTAAATATATTTAAAAAGCACACTATCCCATATTCAATTGAGCAAAAATACTACAGAGTCTGGGGGTATGTAGGCAAAAATGAGCATCCCACATTCGTATAACCAGCGGCTGCACCGTAGGTCAGGTTGGCCCTTCGGGCAAAAAGGAGAGAACAGGATCAAAGTTAATGGACCTTGCTCATAAGAATATACAGTGGATATTCACACGCTATCCATCACCTGGCACCTAGGGAAGCTGAATGGATATAAATATAAAGTAAATCATACCATGCCCGTGCACTGGATTGCCAGTTTACGCACATGAAGCATATGGCGGAAAATACCTCCCATGACGGTCAACCCCGATCTTCCGATCGCTGGCCTTATTTGCACTGCGCTCCAGCTCACCGGGTACCTTTGTATTCATGCCTCTAAGGACCCATCGTAATAATAACGGACTCAAGTTTCTGACTTGCGATAAAAACGGGTCACCCCATTTTAATGACCATGAAATCAGCCCAACATCTGCCCCTTGGTTTTCGGCCGGCCGCGGCTACCTTTGAGGATGCCCGTTTCTTTGCGCAATCCCTTAACACAGCCAGTGGTGGCCTCCTGCGTTTTCTGTTCGGATCGGCGTACGAAGAGATTCTTGCACAGACCAGTCTGGTTCCCGGCCATGACCTTTCCCTTGAACATGCCCTGATTGCAGAACTTAACGGAAAACCCGTAGCCCTGCTCAGCGGCATGCCCACGGCCGTCATGGCCGATTTTTCACCTGTACTGCGCTGGGCCGCAGGAAGACAGATCTGGCGGGCGGGTATTCTGGCCCTTGCCGCCCTCCCCCTTTTCGAAGCAATGTCAAAGCACAATCCGGGAAACTGGTATCTTCAGGCCCTGAGCGTATCCGAACACCTGCGGGGAAAAGGGGCGGGTTCAAGCCTCCTTGCCATGGCCGAAGAAAGAGCGAAAAACTGTGGCGCCCACCGCATCACCCTGGATGTATCCTCGGGCAATGCAGCGGCACTTCGTCTGTACCAGCGTATGGAATATGAACAGGAAAGTATCTCGTCCAGGGCTTGGCTGATGGGGGGCCTGCGGGTACACCGTCTGGGCAAAACCCTCCGGTTCCATGGAGAAACCGGAATTCCTGAGCTGTAAAAGAATCACAACATTGCAAGAACATCTTCCTCCCGCAGGTTTTCCGTCTCCGAAGACGAAGATCCTGCCTTCCGCCTGAGCAGATCCTTTCCTGTATTCCCACCATCAACGGATAAAGTGCATCCAGACCTTATCTTCCTTTTCAGGTGGTGCAATCACGCCCCTGCCGTTTTCAACCAGCTTCATCAGCCATGCCATATTCCGTCCCAGCGTCCGCATAATCTGCGCCCCTTCCAGATCCCGGGTTGCCTCACCCGGTCGGGTACCATGAATCACATTCCAGTAATTGGAGGTTGGCATCAGCATTTCCGAATAACAGAGAAAGTTGTTGAGCTGATTGAAGGCAGGCAGGCCTCCCGAACGGCGTACGGCCACGAGCGAAGCCCCCACCTTGTGCCGCAGCATGCAACCGTTCATTCCGGCCACATAAAAAGCCCGGTCCAAAAAGGACTTCATGGTTCCTGCTATGGCAGAGTAATGAACCGGAGAACCGAGAAGAATGCCATCGGCCTGTTTCATCAGCTGAATCCACTCATTGACCGGATCCTCTGCCTGAATGCACTGCTCGTTCATGTTTTTCGCACACTGGCCACAGGCCAGACATCCACGGATGGCCTTGTTGCCCACATGGACAATCGCCGTTTCTATGCCCTGCTGCTCCAGCTCAGCAGCCACCATCTGCAAGGCATGAAAGGTATTGCCCTTTTTATTGGGACTGCCGTTAAACGCCACAACTTTCATATGATCATCCCTTTCCTGTCCGGATTCATATGGGAGAGAACCTTTGCTTTCCCATCCTTTTGTGCCATATTTATCCCTAGGTTCCATTCAGTCAATAACGTACTTTTTCAATACTATGTAACTTTTAGGGTACCGTACTATTGGTTCAAACCCGGCAGGGGGACAGACATATGGATCAGAATGCATCCGTAAACGACCTGATTGTGCATCGAGGCAAAGAGTATACATGTGGTATCGACGTAACGCTTGCAGTGGTGGGGGGCAAATGGAAAGCATCCATCCTCTGGCATCTGGCGCAGGAAACCATGCGCTTTTCTGAGCTGCAGCGGCAGTTTTCCGAAACAACCCGCAAAATGCTTACCCAGCAACTGCGCGAACTGGAGGCCGACGGACTGGTTCACCGCAAGATCTACCCCCAGGTTCCTCCAAAGGTTGAATATTCCCTCACGGACAAAGGCAGAAGTATTTATCCCGTTTTAGACATGATGTGCGAGTGGGCAAAGGAACACTTGCAGGACGAAATATCGGGATAACGGACTGTGGTCAGCCACACAGGACGAATCAGGGCCGCATGCATCTTTTTTTAAAAGAACTCCTGGCACTATGGCACAAAAGCCCGACTCCATACCCCGAAGCAAAAAACATACGCGCTTACTGGTGATTCTGCTGCTTGTTTCACTCGCGGGTCCTGCGGGCTGGTTCACGGAAAGACATCTTCCGGTCATGCTGGCCAAAAAGTTACCGGAGGCAGAGTCCGTGCTGGTCATCAAAAGTGAGCGAAAACTTTTTCTTCTCAGGAAAGGAAGCCCCTACCGGACTTACGGTGTCGCCATCGGCGGCAATCCCCTTGGCCCTAAGCAGGAAGAGGGGGATCAACGCACACCCGAAGGTGATTATGTGCTTGACTGGAGAAATCCGAACAGCGCCTTTTACCTCTCTTTGCACCTGTCATACCCCAACAGAAAAGATCAGGACCGCGCCAAAGCCCTTGGCATGGCACCGGGCGGCATGATTATGATTCATGGCCAGCCCAACGGACTGGGCTGGATGGGACCACTGCTCCAGCTTCGGAACTGGACCGATGGCTGCATAGCCCTCACCAATACGGCCATGGCAGAGGTATGGCAGGCCGTACCCGATGGGACCCCCATTCGCATAGAGCCCTGACAACCATCGTTTTTACTGCCCTACCCTCCCTCCACACCTCTTTCCCCTGCCTCCACCAGCATCACCCGACCAGCATGGCTTTCAACAGCCCCCCGCAGGCTGAATGGAAACGGCAATCCCGTTCAGTACGGCATTGCCTGAAACCGGATCCATGGCACGGGGAGTGAGACGGTTGACGTTCACGCCGGGGTGGGTTTCGGCTACGGAAAGTCTTGCACCGGGGTACGTATGTCCCCAGCCGTGGGGCAGACTCACAAGACCCGGCAGAATGCGCTCCGACAGGCTTAGGGGTGCTTCAAGGCTTCCCGCATCAGAAGTAATCCGTACCATCCCGCCTTCCTTGAGGTGCAGGCTTCTGGCATCTTCCGGATGCATCATCAGAGTGCAGCGACTTCCCTTCAGAAGCGACGGAAGATTGTGCATCCAGGAATTATTGGTGCGGAGCTGACGCCGCCCGATGAGCAGAAAAGGCCGCTCCCCGCGATGAACCCTCTCCTCCGCCCTGTCCAGACGACGGATGTCTTCTGCCAGTATCTCCGGCAGAAGATCCATGCATCCGTCCGGAGTGGCCAGCACATCGTTGAGACGGGGTTTCAATGGCCCCAGATCCATCCCGTGGGGCAGTGCGGCCAGCTTTTCAAAGGAAAGCCCATGGGGTTTCATGCCAAAGGCATCCCCATAGGGACCGATTTTCAAAAGAAAATCCAGAATCCGCTCCGGCCCCGGTGGCGGGGTAAGGCCCTGAATCAGCCTATCCGCCGTCACACCTGATTCCTCTCCCAAGGCGGCCACCACCTTATCCGTAAGTCCCCCAAGAATCATCCTTTCCACAAGCTCCGGTGGCGCATCCGCACCCTTTCCCTCCGCAATAAGGGCAAGCCGGGCCAGAATCTCCCACTTGGCTTTCTCCCCATCCGGAACGGGGAAGACCGGAGCACTGTACACCGCCGTATTACGCACGGAAAAACCATGGAAAAAGAAATCATAATGGCCCTGAGAAAGGGGAGAAGCGGGCGGCAGAATCACATCTGCATGGCGGCTTGTGTCGTTGATGTAATAGTCCACCGCCACCTGAAAATCCAGTTCTGAGATAGCAGCATCCAGCCGGTCGCTTTCCGGCAGGGCGATGACGGGATTGCCTGCCACCGTAATCAGCATACGTACCTGCCCTTCCCCCGGAGTTTCCATTTCCTCGGCAAGAACGGATGCTGGCAGCTCGCCCATGACCTCCGGCGCTCCGGAAACCCGCGAGTGCCAGCGTCCCGTAACAAAACCCTTTTTGGACGTGGCCTTTGCCTGCATGTGGGCAGCCAGGGGAAATCCCGTGCCTCCGGGAGCATCAAGGTTGCCGGTGAGAAGATTCAGCACCTCGATGGCCCAGCAAGCAAGGGTACCATGGGCCGTGACCGATGTCCCCATACGGCCATAGAGGGCAGAAGGCCTGGTGAAGGCAATACGCTCTGCCAGATCCTGCACGGCTTCCAGCTTCATGCCACAGACCCCTGCGGCCCGCTCCAGAGTAAAGGGGCTGACCGCTTCTTTCAGCCCCTCCAGATTCCGGAGTCTGACATTCAAAGCTTCCGTACGGACCGCATTTTTGTCAAAAAGATACGAGATCAGTCCCAGAAGAAGATAAACATCCGTTCCCGGCTGAATGGGCAGGTGGATGTCTGCAACTTCCGCCGTGCGGGTACGCATGGGATCAATCACCATGCAGGCACCGCCCCGTTCCTGAAGATCCCGGATACGGCGGCGCATGTCCGGAGCCGTCATGAGGCTGCCGCCCGATACCAGGGGATTGCCGCCGAAAATGACAAAAAGCTTTGTCCGGTCAATGTCCGGCACAGGAATGGCCACAGGGCTTCCATAAAGAAAACCACAGGCCGCCTGCTTGGGGATCTGGTCCACACTGCTTGCCGTATAGATGTTCCGGGTTTGTAAAGCCCGGATCAGGGGAGCCATGAAAAGGGCTCCGGCCATGGTGTGGGTGTTGGGATTGCCAAGATAAAGCGCCACGCTGTTTTTGCCATGGGCGGCCCTCACCCGCTCCAGGCCCTCTTCCACCTTCCGGAAGGCCGTATCCCAGTCCACGGTTCGGAACCCGCCTGCTTCTCTGATCACCGGCTTTCTGAGGCGGTCTTTGTCTTCATGGAACTCTTTTAAGGCAATACCCTTGGGGCAACAGAACCCCCGGCTCAGCACGTGGTCTTTGTCACCGCGTACCTGCACCACTTCCTCACCGGAAAGGGTGAGCTCCAGACCGCACCCCGCCTCACAAAAGGGGCAGACCTTATAATGTATCCGGGTTTCCATTGTACTTCTCCCTCACAACAGATCCTTATCAGGCGAGCCTCAAACCGCAGAACGGAGCTCCGCTTTCAGGCCGGCAACACAAAGTTCCAGAATGTCGATGTCCCGCTTCAGGCGGGCCAGCAATATGCCGCCCTCCACTCCGGTGAGAATACGGAGGGCAAGGGTCCGGGAAGAATCCACGGGTGCCAGGGACCCGTCTTCCACGGCCCTTTCTATCCAGAGACCCATACCGGCAAGGCTCTCATCCAGCACGCGGGAGACCGCTTCCGCCACACCGGGGACCGTATCCGCCGTTTCCATGGCCAGATTACCGAAAAGGCATCCTCCGGAAAGACCGTTTTGCCTGTGAAAATGCAGCACCCCGTTCAGAAGACGGCACAGGCGATCCCCGTACAGCCCCCTTCCCGCCCTTTTAACGAGGTAGGTGCGGTACTCCTGCCAGGCCCATTCCACCACTGCCACCACCAGAGCTTCCTTTCCCGGATAATGGAAATACAGATTCCCCTTCTGCACACCCGTGGCGTCTGTGATATCCCGCAGGGTTGTGGCATGGTACCCTTGGGTGTTGATCAGCTTCAGGGTGGCGGCAAGAATGTGGCTTCGGGTACAGGCACCTTTGGTCATAACTTCTTTTTTCTGGCTGTCTCGTTTCATGGGGGGAGCCTAGCAAAAATGTACCGAACGGTCTATTTTTTCCTATACCTGCCTCCATAAGGCAGATCTGCGGAAGAATTCCTGAAAAAGGGAGAAAGGGTCAGGGCAGCAGATAGGTAATGTGATCCGAAAGGCGGGAGTGCTGACAGGCAGGCTCCCCTGCTATGCAGTCAAAAACATCTTTCCATGTCAACAGGGTAATCTCCTCACGAACCCGATGATGATCTACGGACAAAGGATTTCGGTTCCTTTTCAGATAGTAGAGATGAACTTCCTTGATATCATGGAAAGAATCAATGCCAGCCCATCCTGCCCCGCCTGCATCCAGCAGATCTCTCAAAAACAGGAAATTCTGAATCTGCTGAGCGGCATTACCGCTTTCCAGCTTTGCCTCCACAAAATGCAGGCTGTCACCGGTAATCATCATCAGATCCTGTCTCATATTAAAAACAGCTCTGAGCTTTTTGGCGCTTTGATCCTCGGGAGAAAGCCCGCTCCAGTTACCGGGCGATTGAATATAGCCCCGTTTCGAACGATAATCCTCCCGGTCTGTCACATCCCTGAAATCAATATGAAGCAGGGTACACAAAGTTCTGAGGTATTCTTCCCTCTTCCCGTTCAGCTCCTGCTTCTTCCGCTGTCCGGGCTTTCCAAAGGTCATCCAGTAATCCCTGATCACGGAAGCTTCCGTATAAATTTCAAAATTTTTACAGCTTTTTTCTCCCATAGGGGGGAACAGTTCTGCTGCCAGCACGGGGTTGTCCTGCAGTGCACACATAATTTGTGAGCAGAAAAACCTTTCTTCCCTGTTAAAAAAATAACGCTTCCTCATTTCATCTCCTCGCCGCACAGACATGATCATACAACCCAATTACCCTGATACAGGGTCCGGGTATTGCCACCTTTTTTCCCGTACTCCGGATATCCCCCCCATGTGTATCACCGGAAAAAAAAGCAAACCAGCTCTGTTTACCCGTCACCCAAGGTATCTGCCTGCCGTTTCGCTCCGCCACTCTCACCCATCCTTTCTATCCTGCCTGCAGGGAAACCTCCTTTTCAGATACAAAAGAGCAGGGCATATCCATGCAGGCAAGCAGCCTTTCCGGAGCCAGTTCCTGCAATCGTCTGGCAAGGTAGGCAAACATAATTTTTCTGGAGTGGCACTCATCTTCCGAAACCATCAGTCTGCCCTGTTCGTAATAGGCATACTCCGGA harbors:
- a CDS encoding winged helix-turn-helix transcriptional regulator, producing the protein MDQNASVNDLIVHRGKEYTCGIDVTLAVVGGKWKASILWHLAQETMRFSELQRQFSETTRKMLTQQLRELEADGLVHRKIYPQVPPKVEYSLTDKGRSIYPVLDMMCEWAKEHLQDEISG
- a CDS encoding molybdopterin-dependent oxidoreductase — translated: METRIHYKVCPFCEAGCGLELTLSGEEVVQVRGDKDHVLSRGFCCPKGIALKEFHEDKDRLRKPVIREAGGFRTVDWDTAFRKVEEGLERVRAAHGKNSVALYLGNPNTHTMAGALFMAPLIRALQTRNIYTASSVDQIPKQAACGFLYGSPVAIPVPDIDRTKLFVIFGGNPLVSGGSLMTAPDMRRRIRDLQERGGACMVIDPMRTRTAEVADIHLPIQPGTDVYLLLGLISYLFDKNAVRTEALNVRLRNLEGLKEAVSPFTLERAAGVCGMKLEAVQDLAERIAFTRPSALYGRMGTSVTAHGTLACWAIEVLNLLTGNLDAPGGTGFPLAAHMQAKATSKKGFVTGRWHSRVSGAPEVMGELPASVLAEEMETPGEGQVRMLITVAGNPVIALPESDRLDAAISELDFQVAVDYYINDTSRHADVILPPASPLSQGHYDFFFHGFSVRNTAVYSAPVFPVPDGEKAKWEILARLALIAEGKGADAPPELVERMILGGLTDKVVAALGEESGVTADRLIQGLTPPPGPERILDFLLKIGPYGDAFGMKPHGLSFEKLAALPHGMDLGPLKPRLNDVLATPDGCMDLLPEILAEDIRRLDRAEERVHRGERPFLLIGRRQLRTNNSWMHNLPSLLKGSRCTLMMHPEDARSLHLKEGGMVRITSDAGSLEAPLSLSERILPGLVSLPHGWGHTYPGARLSVAETHPGVNVNRLTPRAMDPVSGNAVLNGIAVSIQPAGGC
- a CDS encoding flavodoxin family protein, which gives rise to MKVVAFNGSPNKKGNTFHALQMVAAELEQQGIETAIVHVGNKAIRGCLACGQCAKNMNEQCIQAEDPVNEWIQLMKQADGILLGSPVHYSAIAGTMKSFLDRAFYVAGMNGCMLRHKVGASLVAVRRSGGLPAFNQLNNFLCYSEMLMPTSNYWNVIHGTRPGEATRDLEGAQIMRTLGRNMAWLMKLVENGRGVIAPPEKEDKVWMHFIR
- a CDS encoding L,D-transpeptidase family protein; amino-acid sequence: MAQKPDSIPRSKKHTRLLVILLLVSLAGPAGWFTERHLPVMLAKKLPEAESVLVIKSERKLFLLRKGSPYRTYGVAIGGNPLGPKQEEGDQRTPEGDYVLDWRNPNSAFYLSLHLSYPNRKDQDRAKALGMAPGGMIMIHGQPNGLGWMGPLLQLRNWTDGCIALTNTAMAEVWQAVPDGTPIRIEP
- a CDS encoding TetR/AcrR family transcriptional regulator, producing the protein MKRDSQKKEVMTKGACTRSHILAATLKLINTQGYHATTLRDITDATGVQKGNLYFHYPGKEALVVAVVEWAWQEYRTYLVKRAGRGLYGDRLCRLLNGVLHFHRQNGLSGGCLFGNLAMETADTVPGVAEAVSRVLDESLAGMGLWIERAVEDGSLAPVDSSRTLALRILTGVEGGILLARLKRDIDILELCVAGLKAELRSAV
- a CDS encoding DUF6678 family protein: MIKIIDKRQLVSVMNKTKWRELCEDFEKIQDLYVNVRYKLISSDQVYDFGPVWWNLVFDEAATIEWMDFNPIKKEHAGRFIPDKETDISEIILNIFKKHTIPYSIEQKYYRVWGYVGKNEHPTFV
- a CDS encoding GNAT family N-acetyltransferase — its product is MKSAQHLPLGFRPAAATFEDARFFAQSLNTASGGLLRFLFGSAYEEILAQTSLVPGHDLSLEHALIAELNGKPVALLSGMPTAVMADFSPVLRWAAGRQIWRAGILALAALPLFEAMSKHNPGNWYLQALSVSEHLRGKGAGSSLLAMAEERAKNCGAHRITLDVSSGNAAALRLYQRMEYEQESISSRAWLMGGLRVHRLGKTLRFHGETGIPEL